One part of the Pandoraea faecigallinarum genome encodes these proteins:
- a CDS encoding UDP-glucuronic acid decarboxylase family protein — protein MKELHRKRVLVTGGAGFLGSHLCERLVLAGHDVLCVDNFYTGVKDNIAHLLDAGNFELMRHDVTFPLYVEVDEIYNLACPASPVHYQRDPVQTTKTSVHGAINMLGLAKRTGARILQASTSEVYGDPGVHPQAESYWGNVNPIGLRACYDEGKRCAETLFVNYHRQHGVTTRIARIFNTYGPRMHPLDGRVISNLMTQALRGEPLTVYGDGSQTRALCYVDDLVDGLIRLMAADVPPEVPVNLGSDHELSMLDVAREVLRATGSNASIEFRALPSDDPQRRCPDLTTARERLGWAPSTLLADGLARTVRYFSQRLAMLSQVSRIDARATPIASLSPLSNAPV, from the coding sequence ATGAAGGAACTGCATCGCAAGCGCGTGCTGGTGACGGGAGGTGCCGGCTTTCTGGGGTCGCATCTGTGTGAACGGCTCGTGCTCGCCGGCCACGACGTGCTGTGCGTCGACAATTTCTATACGGGCGTGAAAGACAACATCGCCCATCTGCTCGACGCCGGCAACTTCGAGCTGATGCGCCATGACGTGACCTTTCCGCTCTACGTCGAGGTCGACGAGATCTACAACCTCGCATGCCCGGCCTCGCCCGTACACTATCAACGCGATCCCGTGCAGACGACCAAGACGAGCGTACACGGCGCGATCAACATGCTCGGCCTCGCCAAGCGGACCGGTGCGCGCATACTGCAAGCCTCGACGAGCGAAGTGTACGGCGATCCCGGGGTGCATCCGCAGGCCGAATCCTATTGGGGCAACGTCAACCCCATTGGGCTTCGAGCGTGCTATGACGAGGGAAAACGATGTGCGGAGACGCTTTTCGTCAATTACCACCGGCAGCATGGTGTGACCACGCGAATCGCCCGCATCTTCAACACGTACGGCCCGCGCATGCATCCGCTGGACGGACGCGTCATTTCGAATCTGATGACGCAGGCACTGCGCGGCGAACCCTTGACCGTGTATGGCGACGGCTCGCAGACCCGGGCGTTGTGCTATGTCGACGATCTTGTCGACGGGCTGATCCGGCTCATGGCGGCCGACGTGCCGCCGGAGGTGCCGGTCAACCTAGGCAGCGATCACGAGTTGTCGATGCTCGACGTGGCGCGCGAAGTGCTGCGTGCCACGGGATCGAATGCGTCTATCGAGTTCCGGGCGCTGCCCTCGGACGACCCGCAACGACGTTGTCCCGATCTCACGACGGCACGCGAACGGCTCGGGTGGGCGCCGTCGACCCTGCTCGCCGACGGGCTCGCCCGCACCGTTCGCTACTTCTCCCAGCGACTGGCGATGCTCTCCCAGGTCTCGCGCATCGACGCCCGGGCAACGCCCATCGCTTCGCTGTCGCCGCTGAGCAATGCCCCGGTGTAA
- a CDS encoding glycosyltransferase family 4 protein yields MQKIALISEHASPLAAIGGVDAGGQNIYVANVARQLVSRGYRVDIFTRRDAPSLPDVVPVGRNIRVVHVPAGPPREIPKEQLLPHMHEFAEFMVRYCAQATPGYDILHANFFMSGQVGMRVRQVLDIPLVVTFHALGQVRRQCQGASDTFPDERIQIERALARTADAIIAECPQDEADLVSLYDADPHRIEIVPCGFDAHEFHPVTRANARAALGWDDDEFAILQLGRLVPRKGIDNVIHALRILLDDAACERNVRLHVVGGPDYNVDFSHCEELARLARLAGDLGVADHVDFVGRRDRDALRDFYSAADVFVTTPWYEPFGITPVEAMACATPVIGSDVGGIRTTVVDGETGFLVPAKHPEALAERLAQLRDDRCLAHRLGLAGARRANRHFTWSGVADQLCAVYSRLASAQRSKATVVPLPPVRTMTIKPAVPVTATLKESIR; encoded by the coding sequence ATGCAAAAAATAGCTTTGATCAGCGAGCACGCATCGCCGCTGGCCGCCATCGGTGGCGTCGATGCCGGCGGCCAGAACATCTACGTTGCCAACGTTGCCCGGCAACTCGTCTCACGCGGCTACCGCGTGGACATCTTCACCCGACGCGATGCCCCGTCACTGCCGGACGTCGTGCCGGTGGGCCGCAACATTCGCGTCGTGCACGTGCCCGCCGGGCCGCCACGCGAGATACCGAAAGAGCAACTGTTGCCGCATATGCATGAGTTTGCGGAATTCATGGTTCGCTACTGCGCGCAGGCCACGCCCGGATACGACATCCTGCACGCCAATTTCTTCATGTCCGGACAGGTCGGCATGCGGGTGCGCCAGGTGCTGGATATTCCGCTGGTGGTGACCTTTCATGCGCTGGGGCAGGTGCGGCGCCAATGTCAGGGCGCTTCCGACACCTTCCCCGACGAGCGCATCCAGATCGAGCGCGCACTGGCGCGCACCGCCGACGCGATCATCGCGGAATGCCCGCAGGACGAAGCGGATCTGGTTTCCCTTTACGATGCCGACCCGCATCGCATCGAGATTGTGCCCTGCGGGTTCGATGCACATGAGTTTCATCCCGTCACGCGCGCCAATGCGCGCGCGGCACTCGGCTGGGACGATGACGAGTTCGCCATCCTGCAACTCGGCAGGCTGGTGCCGCGCAAGGGCATCGATAACGTGATCCACGCCTTGCGGATCCTGCTCGACGATGCGGCCTGCGAGCGCAATGTTCGGCTGCACGTGGTCGGCGGGCCGGATTACAACGTTGACTTTTCGCACTGTGAGGAGTTGGCGCGACTGGCGCGACTGGCCGGGGATCTCGGCGTTGCCGATCACGTCGATTTCGTCGGGCGGCGTGATCGCGACGCCCTCAGAGACTTCTATAGCGCGGCGGATGTTTTCGTCACCACGCCCTGGTACGAGCCGTTCGGCATCACGCCGGTCGAGGCGATGGCCTGTGCGACGCCGGTGATCGGCAGCGACGTGGGCGGCATCCGCACGACGGTCGTCGACGGCGAAACAGGGTTTCTCGTGCCCGCCAAGCACCCCGAAGCGCTCGCCGAACGCCTCGCACAGTTGCGCGACGACCGTTGTCTGGCACACCGGCTGGGACTCGCCGGGGCGCGACGTGCCAATCGCCATTTCACCTGGAGCGGTGTCGCGGATCAGCTCTGTGCCGTCTACTCGCGACTGGCGAGCGCGCAGCGCAGCAAGGCGACCGTCGTGCCGCTGCCCCCCGTGCGCACCATGACCATCAAACCGGCGGTGCCCGTCACCGCCACGCTCAAGGAGAGCATCCGATGA
- a CDS encoding thiamine pyrophosphate-requiring protein, with the protein MTQRVGDFLLERLRLWGVRRVFGYPGDGINGIVGAFGRAKNEPAFVQVRHEEMAAFMACAHAKFTGETGVCLATSGPGAIHLLNGLYDAKADHQPVVAIVGQQKRASLGGDFQQEVDLHALFKDVAHEYVQEIVTPAQARHVIDRAFRIAHDQRAVTCIIVPNDVQDLPAVDVPPRVHGTVRSGAIRDGVGLPPRHIVPSDDELDAAAEVLNAGNRVAILVGAGAMGAGAGVIDVANRLEAGVAKALLGKAVIPDTLPWVTGAIGLLGTQPSWEMMNDCDTLLMIGSAFPYAEFLPEEGQARGVQIDIDPRMLSLRYPMEVAMVGDARATLDALLPRLHVRQNDDWRRQIQERVTRWWRVMDRRAASDTKPINPQRVFRELSHQLPENAIVTADSGTAANWYARDVQLREGMMGSLSGGLASMGAAMPYALAAKMAYPSRVVVALAGDGAMQMNGINELITLSALWKTWDDPRLAVLVLNNGDLNEVTWEQRAQEGDPRFAVSQSLPPFDYAAYARQLGLGGIRVEDPNDLGAAWREAFDANLPVVLDVVTDPNVPPIPPHMTMEMFRNYTGALLSGDSEAMGVARASMRETWESIASRWEK; encoded by the coding sequence ATGACACAGCGCGTAGGGGATTTTCTGCTCGAACGGCTCCGTCTATGGGGCGTACGGCGTGTATTCGGATACCCGGGCGACGGGATCAACGGCATTGTGGGGGCGTTCGGGCGGGCGAAAAACGAGCCGGCTTTCGTGCAGGTGCGGCACGAGGAAATGGCGGCCTTCATGGCGTGCGCTCACGCGAAATTCACGGGGGAAACGGGTGTCTGCCTAGCCACCTCCGGCCCAGGCGCCATTCACTTGCTCAACGGCCTGTACGACGCCAAAGCCGATCACCAGCCGGTGGTCGCCATCGTTGGACAGCAAAAGCGCGCGTCGCTCGGCGGTGATTTCCAGCAGGAAGTCGATCTGCACGCGTTGTTCAAGGACGTGGCGCACGAATACGTGCAGGAGATCGTTACACCCGCCCAGGCACGGCATGTGATCGATCGCGCCTTTCGTATCGCTCATGACCAGCGCGCCGTCACTTGCATCATCGTGCCGAACGACGTGCAGGATCTGCCGGCTGTCGACGTTCCGCCACGTGTTCACGGCACCGTGCGCAGCGGCGCGATTCGCGACGGCGTGGGCCTGCCGCCGCGCCACATCGTTCCCTCGGACGACGAACTGGACGCCGCCGCCGAAGTGCTCAATGCGGGCAACCGTGTGGCGATACTCGTCGGCGCGGGCGCGATGGGGGCGGGGGCGGGCGTTATCGACGTCGCCAATCGGCTCGAAGCGGGTGTGGCGAAGGCCTTGCTCGGCAAAGCCGTCATTCCGGACACCTTGCCGTGGGTCACGGGCGCGATCGGCTTGCTCGGCACGCAGCCCAGTTGGGAGATGATGAACGATTGCGACACGCTGCTGATGATCGGCTCGGCATTTCCGTATGCCGAGTTCCTGCCGGAAGAGGGGCAGGCGCGCGGCGTTCAGATCGACATCGATCCGCGCATGCTGAGCCTGCGCTATCCCATGGAGGTGGCGATGGTCGGCGACGCCCGTGCAACGCTCGACGCGCTGCTGCCTCGCTTGCACGTGCGGCAGAACGACGACTGGCGCCGGCAAATTCAGGAGCGCGTAACGCGCTGGTGGCGTGTGATGGACCGTCGCGCGGCGTCGGACACCAAGCCGATCAACCCACAGCGCGTATTTCGTGAACTGTCGCACCAATTGCCCGAGAACGCCATCGTCACTGCCGACTCCGGGACTGCGGCGAACTGGTACGCGCGCGACGTTCAGCTTCGCGAAGGCATGATGGGTTCGCTCTCGGGCGGGCTGGCGTCGATGGGCGCGGCAATGCCATATGCGCTTGCCGCGAAAATGGCGTATCCGTCGCGGGTCGTGGTCGCGCTCGCAGGCGACGGGGCGATGCAGATGAACGGCATCAACGAGCTGATCACCCTGTCGGCACTCTGGAAAACGTGGGACGATCCGAGGCTGGCCGTGCTGGTACTCAACAACGGCGATCTGAACGAGGTGACGTGGGAGCAACGCGCACAGGAAGGCGATCCGCGTTTCGCGGTATCGCAGTCGTTGCCGCCCTTCGACTACGCGGCGTATGCCCGGCAGTTGGGATTAGGCGGAATCCGCGTGGAAGATCCCAACGATCTCGGCGCGGCATGGCGGGAGGCGTTCGATGCGAATCTACCCGTGGTGCTCGATGTGGTCACCGACCCGAACGTTCCGCCTATCCCGCCGCACATGACGATGGAGATGTTCCGCAATTACACCGGGGCATTGCTCAGCGGCGACAGCGAAGCGATGGGCGTTGCCCGGGCGTCGATGCGCGAGACCTGGGAGAGCATCGCCAGTCGCTGGGAGAAGTAG